A window from Malania oleifera isolate guangnan ecotype guangnan chromosome 7, ASM2987363v1, whole genome shotgun sequence encodes these proteins:
- the LOC131160106 gene encoding uncharacterized protein LOC131160106 isoform X2: MEEQHRSNENDIFFLLPLSERHKDWFSQKRKRTSGRYDTYYCNLWSNSVFRSRVEVVKYIFFDTSPEKNKKKETTKSKSTKKSEDTPPPGFEVPRYAPSKKRTSSKKNLCIPSESYDEEMPQTPAEFLAVAYRNLQNCSNKRRNRGFDHNTSGYPKVDAKEVPSYSCEDKHHIHVVREFFATTYGNLLSYDHDENKMDESFSENDDPKECGKEKSHGYYDEEIEEKEEVLNVVKEVLDTTHNEKTDQGFEIISEPVMDIMFPCVDQSKEETPDMEEKIEVVEEQNEQKESKSHDHCDEEKAKKEVLKIDEEVLDIEDNEKIDHGFEIIDEALMFPIFDENKEETPKLEEKIEVVEELGDAAKIAKVDDDQFFYGIDELEMDILLKKEKTPEMVEEPRDGAKIDDHVFYGIDELEIDIMLEKAKKPEAVEEFPKGADTNKANQSVEKNSEPEADIRPKNEFNNFEKFLDVAHDSLFQLHDFFNGQLEIPQGLSIEMAVEELQGGGACFSQSTIDNGYVLDQFGDNLFSNESISKDFESMFQTL, encoded by the exons ATGGAAGAACAACACCGTAGCAATGAAAATGACATCTTCTTTTTGTTGCCTTTGTCTGAGCGGCACAAAGATTGGTTCTCTCAGAAAAGGAAACGCACCAGCGGAAGATATGATACG TACTATTGCAATCTGTGGTCGAACTCTGTCTTTCGATCGAGAGTTGAGGTGGTCAAATACATATTTTTTGATACTTCACCAGAGAAGAACAAAAAAAAGGAAACCACAAAGTCTAAATCAACTAAAAAATCAGAAGACACTCCG CCACCAGGATTTGAAGTGCCAAGATATGCTCCATCAAAGAAAAGGACTTCTTCAAAGAAGAACTTATGCATCCCATCTGAATCTTATGATGAAGAAATGCCCCAAACTCCTGCAGAATTTTTGGCTGTAGCATATAGAAATCTTCAAAATTGTAGCAACAAAAGGAGAAATCGAGGTTTTGATCATAATACTAGTGGCTATCCAAAGGTGGATGCTAAGGAAGTCCCATCCTACTCTTGTGAAGACAAGCATCATATCCATGTAGTTAGGGAGTTCTTCGCTACAACCTATGGCAACCTCCTTAGCTATGACCATGATGAAAATAAGATGGATGAGAGTTTTAGTGAAAATGATGACCCAAAGGAATGTGGGAAAGAAAAATCTCATGGCTATTATGAtgaagaaatagaagaaaaagaagaagtactCAATGTGGTCAAAGAAGTTCTAGATACAACACATAATGAAAAAACCGATCAAGGTTTTGAAATAATCAGTGAGCCAGTGATGGATATAATGTTCCCATGTGTTGATCAAAGTAAGGAAGAAACCCCCGATATGGAAGAAAAAATCGAAGTGGTTGAGGAACAAAATGAGCAAAAAGAAAGTAAATCTCATGATCATTGTGATGAAGAAAAAGCAAAAAAAGAAGTACTCAAAATAGACGAAGAAGTTCTGGATATAGAAGATAATGAAAAAATTGATCATGGTTTCGAAATAATTGATGAGGCATTGATGTTCCCAATTTTTGATGAAAACAAGGAAGAAACCCCCAAATTGGAAGAAAAAATAGAAGTAGTTGAGGAACTTGGGGATGCAGCAAAGATTGCAAAGGTGGATGATGATCAATTCTTTTACGGAATTGATGAATTAGAAATGGATATATTGctcaaaaaggaaaaaacacCTGAAATGGTTGAGGAACCAAGGGATGGAGCAAAGATTGATGATCATGTTTTTTATGGAATTGATGAACTAGAAATAGATATAATGCTTGAAAAGGCTAAAAAACCTGAAGCGGTTGAAGAATTTCCAAAGGGAGCAGATACTAACAAGGCGAATCAAAGCGTTGAGAAAAACAGTGAACCAGAGGCAGATATAAGACCCAAAAATGAATTCAACAACTTTGAAAAATTTCTTGATGTTGCCCATGATAGTCTCTTTCAACTGCATGATTTCTTCAATGGGCAACTTGAAATCCCACAAG GATTGAGCATAGAAATGGCAGTGGAAGAATTACAAGGAGGAGGGGCTTGTTTTAGCCAGTCAACTATTGACAATGGCTATGTTTTAGACCAGTTTGGGGACAACCTCTTCTCGAATGAATCGATAAGCAAGGATTTTGAATCCATGTTTCAAACCCTATAA